ACGATGCCAATGGCAATGGCGTACAAGACCCCACAGAAGGCGGCTTAGAAGGCGTAACGGTTTACCTTTATACCACCGACAATAACTTAGTTGCAACTACCATTACCGACGTAAACGGTTTTTACTTGTTTAATAATTTGGACTTGGGCAGCTATTACATATCTGTTGGTATTTTGCCAAGCTATATAATATCGCCGGCCAATGCAGGCGGCAACCCAGCCTTAGACAGCGATATTGATGCCACAGGCCGTACACCCAATTTTACCTTGTTTGCCCCCACTACCGATCTTGACCTCGATGCTGGGTATATGTTTAACTCGCTTTGCGAAGGGGCACAGGCCTACTTAGATGAAGTTTGTAAAAACGAACCCGATTTCAGCTACTATTTAGGTATGTACATAGAACAAGGTACCGCTCCTTACACCATATCCGGAAACGTATTAAATACCACCATAGCGGCTATGGGCGCTGTGCCCGAAGTTGGCCCTGTTGCTCCCGATATCGCCTATCAGGTACTTATTTTAGATGCCAATAATTGTTTGATGGGCAATTTTACAGGGCAACCCAACTGTAAACCGGTTTTGGCCATACCACCCGCTATTCAATTAACAGGAGACGTGGCCGAATTAGGTAATAATTTATACTGGCAAATTGCCGACGACGAGGGCGATAATATTAGTTGCACTTTGTGGCGCATGACCTCCGGAGGAGATGTTAACCAGTTTGAGGTTTTAAATACCCAAACTATGAAGCCTAAAGCAGGCGAACAGCAATTCGCCTTTTTTGATGCCAATGCCGTTGAAGGTGCCAACTACTACCGTGTTACTGTTCTTGATAGCGAGGGTAAAACCGCCGAGTCAAATATTATTGCCCTATTGCGCGGAAATGGCCAATTCGACATCTTGCAGGTAATGCCACAACCAGCTACCGATGCTATTGCTATTCGCTATTTTATTCCGGACGGCATGCAAAACAATGATATGCAACTATATGCCTACGACGTAACAGGCCGTTTGGTGTTCCAAAACCAACATCCGGATGAAAATACACAAGCAGGCATCCATCAAACTAATATAGATGTGCGCCATTGGGCAGCCGGAACCTATTTGCTAACCCTTACCAATGCCAACCAAACCCGTACCGTTAAAGTGGTTGTTATTGAGTAAAGAATTAATTGGATTTATTTGAAAAACGCTATCTGCTTGTGTTTGTAAAGTAGGTGGCGTTTTTCTTTTGTGAACCTGTATCTTTAGGGTAGTTTTGCCGTAATTTTACCGTTGCGTTTTCTTCCGGATATTGTCTGAACCACTGATTTAGCGGATTAACGGATTAGCAAGATTTTGCACAATCCCCTACTCGGAGGGGCGCAGGGGTGGGTTGCTCCTCCGTAGGGGCATTACTGCACAATTAGCTTATAAAAATAGGCATAATCTGGCAAATGCGCATAATAAACGCCTTTGGGTAGGTCGGTTACGGAAAAAGCGGTTTCGGTATTAGTTAGCGGTACTTTTTTAACTACTACTCCTTGGGTATTGTAAAGTAGTAAAGTGGCGTTTTGCTGGGCAGGATTATATTGCAAAAATTTACACTGTACCATATTGGTAGCTGGGTTGGGGGTAAGGGTAACAACTCCCCCTAACCCCCTCAAAGCGGGGGAATTTGCTCCTTGTTGTGGAGGCGGTTCAATAGCGGTGTTAATAATGGTGCTATCGCAGTTTACCTGCCAACAGATATTACCATCGGCATCAAATTTAAGCAACCAACCCATTTGAGGCGAAGGATATAGTTTAAAACCCGCCGCTATACAACCGCCATCGCTGGTGGGCGTTACATCGCGCAGGTAGTTGTCGTGCGATGCTGATGTTTGCACAGTTTTAACCCAAACCGTATCGCAATTTGCCGTTAAACGCATAACCATACCCGCAGGGTTAGCGGTATTATCTTTGGCACTATACCCTGCTAACCAATACCCATTATCAATGCCCTTTACAATAGGGATTGCATACCCCGCCACTTCGCTAATGTTGTCATATTTTTTAAGGGGACCTACGAGATTAAAAGCTGTATCAATCAAGCTAATTACAGGGTAGTATTGTTTTGCTTTGTGTACGCCATAAATTAAAAAGTATAAATTTTGGTAAACGGTTAAAAGACCTGCTCCGTTAGCCTCGCTACCGCCAAAATCTTTATATTCAAGTTTTTCGCCATTGTGGTTAATTTTTACTAAATAGGCTTGGTAGTCTTTATCTTTATGGTAGCCATAGCCTGCCAATATATACCCGTCGCCGCCAACGGCAGGCACTACCGACATAGCCGCACTATTGCCGTAGTTGCTAAGACTATAAGTATTCTCCCACACAAAACCGCCAATACTATCTATTTTAAGGGCATACATATAAGATATTTCATTGACTAATTGAGTGCCACCTACTATTAAAAAACCCTTATCATTTGTTGGTATTATTTCATAAACCAGTTGCAATCCTATTTTTTCATAAGTCTTTTTTAATAAAATATTTCCCGAAATATCAAATTTTATAACCATAACATCGTAGGCGTAATTTGGGTTGCTGTTTTTAGCATCAAAAGTAGCAATAAATACGCTGTCGCTTAGTTGCAATAATTGCCCCCTGCCAGATAAACTATGCCCTTCAAAAGAGGTATTTAGTAAATGAAAATTGGTAATATTACCCGCTTGGTTTAGTAACCAAAAGCCTATATATCCATATTTTGAATTGCCCGATGACCCAAATGCTAAATAGGTGGTTTCGTTTAACTGTCGTGCTGCAGTAAAAAATATTTGTGAGGTATCATTGGTATATAATTTGTTAAAAACAGATTGTGCTGCTACTGCTGTATGCCACCAAACTAAGGCTGCGACAAATATAAGTTTATACATAATTAAATTGTTTTTTAGTAGTTAATAAAGAGTGTAGGGCAGCAATCACCGCCCTACACGGCTAGAACCTAGTTATTTAATAACTGCTATTTTTGCCATAAGCGTATTGCTGTTCGGCGAATACCAATAAATATAATATACCCCTGCTGTTAATTGTGGGGTGGCTACCAAAGTTTGCTCGTGGCTAACGGGTATTTGCAACAATAACATACCTTTGGTATTATATATTTGTAACAATCCTTCGGCAGAGGGCGTTTCAACGGTAAAACTGCTGTGGGTAGGGTTGGGGTAAACTTTTAGCGCGTTACTTGCGTTATGGGGCATGGTTTGCGATTTTTTTCCGGCAATAGCGGGTATATATACTTGCCTATTGTATAGGGTATTATTAAAACACGCCAAGTATTGTTGCGCTACCATAGTGCCAAAACTGCCCATAAGGGTATCGGCTTGCTGCTGCATAGTGGGTACACAACTGCTATTGGTTGGCAAGGCTGCCACCCAAGGGCTATAAATTTGGCGCAACGCTTGCGCCTGCGGTTGGGAATTGCTGCCTACCAAACCCCAATAATGCGCGGCACTATCGGCGTGGTTTTGCAGGGTATAATGCGCCATTAATGCAGTATTATTGACAATATTGGGGTGGCTGCGCTGCCAATGTATGGCAGCGGCGGTATTGCCTTGCGCCACATAATTTTGTACTAAGGCATTGCCCAAATTGGTAGCATAAGTACCCGTTTGGCTCATTTGGTTTTGTATAATTGCTGCCAACCCTTGGGGTGTTTGTGCAAAACTACTTTGACAATATTCGCCAAATCCGGTACAAGGAACGTCTTTATTTACAATTCCGGAAATTAAGGTAGGTTCAAAGGTTGCGGGGTCGTTTTGTTCGTAATGCACTACTACGGTATCAAGCCCCAGGTTTAAAATGTGGTAGTTGGCGGTATCGGCTTCGGTATGCCAGTATTCGTGTAGGGGGGCGTTGTTATTGGGGTCATTAAAGTCGCAAACACCTTGTTCTTTTAGGTTTGCCAAATTTATAATGCCTGTTTCGGGGTCTAAGGCATGGGCAATTAACCAGTCGGCTTTGTTTTGGTTGTTGTATTGGTTGCAGTCTAATTCAAGTGCTTGGTTGTCGCCGAGTAGTAAATTGGCTGCCCAAAAACTGCCCTCAAAAGCATTGCGTTTAATGGTTCCGCCGCCTAAGCCCGAGTTTAGCGTAATAATGCCGTGGGTGGCGTTATACTGTAGGCTGTCTTTGCTAAACACGTTGCCCTCTATATTAAACGCCTTACTGCCGTAGTTTAAAATGCCGTAGGCTTGGTAAATAATCTCGTCGGTTTGGGCTGTTTCAATACTTGGTATTTGTGTAAACGTATTTTGCCGTATTTGGCTAAAACCGTTGCCGTTAAGGGTTACGCCGCGCTGGGTTTGGGTAAAAAGTATCATGATTTTAAGGTTTTTCGTCTGAATTATGATTTGTAGGATTAAATGATAAATAGGATTTCGATTGTAAATTATCCGGATTATTTACTGTACCACTAATTTACCCGATGACAACACTTTATAGGGTGTTTTGACTTGCCAAGTGTATAACCCTTTTTTGGGTAAAGGTTCAATACTGCATGTATTCAATACATTTAATAACATGTTATAAGCTACTTTTCGACCTTGCTCATCATAAAATTCTAATACCGCCTCTAAGATTTGTGGAGGTAGGGTATATTGTATTTGTATTGGCTGGTTTAAATTAACCGGATTTGGGCTAAGGATAATATTTGCTTTGCTTTTTATAGGGTGGCTAACGGAAGTATTTATTAAGGTAGAATCGCAATTAGGCAAACCACAGGTATAACCTAAACTATCTGTTTTTACCAACCACGCAGTATTTGGAATACTAAAATTAAACCCAGCTAAAATAAAACCACCATCTTCGCATTGCCTAATATCTCTTATATAATCGTCATCGGGTAGCCCTGTAGCTATGGGTCTTTTCCATAAAGTATCGCCACTACTGTTAAATTTTGTAATTTCGTTATATACGGGTATGATTGAAGAATAACTGTGTGTTGCACTATATATTTCCCCTTTTTCATCCATCCATTCAGAACTAGACCCATAAATATCTACTTTGTTAGGCTCGTAAATTTTTTCTATCCAAAACACTTTTCCATCTTTTTTGCTCAAATGGGCATAATAAATGCCTTTTTTATACTCTTGTCCGCCCCCTGTGTTTATTAGCCCAACTAATACATAACTGGGGTAGCTACCCTGTATTTTGGGGCGTTCCATAACATGGCAACCGCCGTCGTCATAAGGGGTGCCGTAGGTTTGTTGCCATTCAATAATACCCAAACTATCGGTTTTTACGGCAAACATATCGTAACCGGTTTCTTTGTTATACCTATAACCACTAAATACATAACCGCTATCGCTTGTTTGTGATAAGTCAAGTACTGCAAAATTGGTTATTGCTGTTTTTTTTCGCCAAAGTGTATCGCCGTTTTCAGTTAATCGCAATAGTTGAAAATGTGCGTTTTTTACTACGGGTATCACTTCTTGGTTGGTACCTGCCACCAAATACCCCCCTTGTTTACAGGCAATGATGTGCATACAATCATCGTTTAAAGGGTAGGGGTATTCCTTAACCCAAACTAATTTGCCGTAGGGAGTAACCTTGCCAACAATATAATCAGTATCCCATTTTTCTTTTCCGCGTTTTGCCGTAACTAAAAAATTGCCGTCATGCCCTTTTGTTAAGGCACTACCAAAATAGGTAGTTGCAAAATCAGTAGTTTTTAATACGGTTGTATGCCATTTTATGTCGCCTTTTTTCATCGTGCTTTTGTACGTAAATTTCGTTTTCGGTGCTGTGGTGTGTTCCGGCAACTATATAATGGTTGTTTTCAATGGGTATAGCCGCAACATAACTACGGGCATAGGTAGGTTTTTCAGGGGGGTATAATTTATTAAACAAATAGCTTCCATCATTGGGTTGTGCTATGCAATAGCAGCTAACAAAAAAATAAAAAATAAAATAGTGTTTCATGGTGTAAAAAATAAAATAGCAGGGGCAATAATGAGGTTGCCCCTGCTTGGTTAAAGATTAATGGATAATAGTAAATTTAACAGTAGTGTTATTTGCCCTCAAAAAATATGCCCCATTGGCTAAATGATTGGTAGCAAAAGTTATTGTATTGGCAGTTAGTTTTTGCTGCCAAACTAATAAACCCATACTATTATATATTTCTAAGTAAGTGCCCACTAAATCGTTGGTAGTACTAACGGTAAGGGTATGGTCGGCGGGGTTGGGGTATAACGTTAAACCGTTTCCGGAAATGGTAGGTATAACTTGCGTAGTGGTAAGGGTGCTATCGCAGTTTACCTGCCAACAGATATTACCATCGGCATCAAATTTAAGTAACCAACCCATTTGTGGCGAAGGATACAGTTTAAAACCCGCCGCAATACAACCGCCGTCGCTGGTGGGGGTTACATCGCGCAGGTAGTTGTCGTGCGATGGTGATGTTTGTACTGTTTTAACCCAAACCGTATCGCAATTTGCTGTAAAACGCATAACCATACCCGCAGGGTTAGCAGTATTATCTTTGGCACTATAACCCGCTAACCAATATCCATTATCCATGCCCTTTACTATCGGAATTGCATACCCTGCTACTTCACTAATGTTGTCGTATTTTTTAAGGGGACCTACGGGGTTAAAAGATGTATCAATCAAGCTAATTACAGGGTAATATTGTTTTGCTTTGTGTACGCCATAAATTAAAAAGTATAAATTTTGGTAAACGGTTAAAAGACCTGCTCCGTTGGCCTCGATGCCTCCAAAATCTTTATATTCAATTTTTTCGCCATTGTGGTTAATTTTTACTAAATAGGCTTGGTAGTCTTTATCTTTATGGTAGCCATAGCCTGATAGTATATACCCGTCGCCGCCAACGGCAGGCACTACCGACACAGCCGCACTATTGCCGTAATTGCTAAGACTATAAGTATTCTCCCATACAAACCCCCCAATACTATCTATTTTAAGCGCGTACATATACCCTATTTCATTTATGGCTTGTGTCCATCCGGCAATCAAATACCCGCCGTCAGAGGTGGTAATAATTTCGTGGGCGGTTTGATTATCTTGTTTTTCATACACTTTTTTTAATAAAATATTTCCCAAAATATCAAATTTTATGACCATAATATCGTCAGAATAATTTTGCTTACTACTTTTAGCATCAATGGCAGCTATAAATACGCTGTCACTTAGTTGTAATAATTGCCCTTTGCCATATAAACTATGATTCTTTTTTGCATAGTCTAATAAGTTAAATGACATTATTTTACCATTTGCATCTAATAGCCAAAAGCCCACATAGCTGCCATTAATATTATAAGTTGAGCCAAACGCAAGGTATTGGTCGCCTATTTGCCTTGCAGCAATAAAACCAATATGCGAGGTGTCGGTGGTGTATAATTTGTTAAAAACAGATTGTGCTGCTACTGCTGTATGCCACCAAATTAAGGCTGCGACAAATATAAGTTTATACATAATTAAATCGTTTTTTAATAGTTAATAAAAAGTGTAGGGCAGCAATCACCGCCCTACACGGCTACAACCTATTTATTTAATAACTGCTATTTTTGCCATAAGCGTATTGCTGTTTGGCGAATACCAATATACATAATAAACCCCTGCTGTTAATTGTGGGGTGGCTACCAAAGTTTGCTTTTGGGCTACAGGTATTTGTAATAATAAAATACCTTTTGTGTCATAGATTTTTAATAAACCTTCGGCAGTAGGCGTTTCAACGGTAAAACTGCTATTGGTAGGGTTGGGATATACTTTTAGGGTGTTACTGGCGTTTGTCGGCATGGTTGGCGCATTTTTTTCGGCAATAGCGGGTATATACACCTGTCTATTATATAGGGTATTATTAAAACACGCCAAGTATTGTTGCGCTACCATAGTGCCAAAACTGCCCATAAGGGTATCAGCTTGCTGCTGCATACTGGGTAAACAACTGCTATTGGTTGGCAATGCTGCTACCCAAGGGCTATAAATTTGGTGCAACGCTTGTGCCTGCGGTTGGGAATTGCTGCCCACCAAACCCCAATAATGCGCCGCACTATCGGC
The sequence above is drawn from the Sphingobacteriales bacterium genome and encodes:
- a CDS encoding T9SS type A sorting domain-containing protein, producing MYKLIFVAALVWWHTAVAAQSVFNKLYTNDTSQIFFTAARQLNETTYLAFGSSGNSKYGYIGFWLLNQAGNITNFHLLNTSFEGHSLSGRGQLLQLSDSVFIATFDAKNSNPNYAYDVMVIKFDISGNILLKKTYEKIGLQLVYEIIPTNDKGFLIVGGTQLVNEISYMYALKIDSIGGFVWENTYSLSNYGNSAAMSVVPAVGGDGYILAGYGYHKDKDYQAYLVKINHNGEKLEYKDFGGSEANGAGLLTVYQNLYFLIYGVHKAKQYYPVISLIDTAFNLVGPLKKYDNISEVAGYAIPIVKGIDNGYWLAGYSAKDNTANPAGMVMRLTANCDTVWVKTVQTSASHDNYLRDVTPTSDGGCIAAGFKLYPSPQMGWLLKFDADGNICWQVNCDSTIINTAIEPPPQQGANSPALRGLGGVVTLTPNPATNMVQCKFLQYNPAQQNATLLLYNTQGVVVKKVPLTNTETAFSVTDLPKGVYYAHLPDYAYFYKLIVQ
- a CDS encoding T9SS type A sorting domain-containing protein translates to MILFTQTQRGVTLNGNGFSQIRQNTFTQIPSIETAQTDEIIYQAYGILNYGSKAFNIEGNVFSKDSLQYNATHGIITLNSGLGGGTIKRNAFEGSFWAANLLLGDNQALELDCNQYNNQNKADWLIAHALDPETGIINLANLKEQGVCDFNDPNNNAPLHEYWHTEADTANYHILNLGLDTVVVHYEQNDPATFEPTLISGIVNKDVPCTGFGEYCQSSFAQTPQGLAAIIQNQMSQTGTYATNLGNALVQNYVAQGNTAAAIHWQRSHPNIVNNTALMAHYTLQNHADSAAHYWGLVGSNSQPQAQALRQIYSPWVAALPTNSSCVPTMQQQADTLMGSFGTMVAQQYLACFNNTLYNRQVYIPAIAGKKSQTMPHNASNALKVYPNPTHSSFTVETPSAEGLLQIYNTKGMLLLQIPVSHEQTLVATPQLTAGVYYIYWYSPNSNTLMAKIAVIK
- a CDS encoding T9SS type A sorting domain-containing protein, whose amino-acid sequence is MYKLIFVAALIWWHTAVAAQSVFNKLYTTDTSHIGFIAARQIGDQYLAFGSTYNINGSYVGFWLLDANGKIMSFNLLDYAKKNHSLYGKGQLLQLSDSVFIAAIDAKSSKQNYSDDIMVIKFDILGNILLKKVYEKQDNQTAHEIITTSDGGYLIAGWTQAINEIGYMYALKIDSIGGFVWENTYSLSNYGNSAAVSVVPAVGGDGYILSGYGYHKDKDYQAYLVKINHNGEKIEYKDFGGIEANGAGLLTVYQNLYFLIYGVHKAKQYYPVISLIDTSFNPVGPLKKYDNISEVAGYAIPIVKGMDNGYWLAGYSAKDNTANPAGMVMRFTANCDTVWVKTVQTSPSHDNYLRDVTPTSDGGCIAAGFKLYPSPQMGWLLKFDADGNICWQVNCDSTLTTTQVIPTISGNGLTLYPNPADHTLTVSTTNDLVGTYLEIYNSMGLLVWQQKLTANTITFATNHLANGAYFLRANNTTVKFTIIH